CTGCGGTGCTCGCGGCTGATGGTCTTCTGCATCGCCCTGATCTGCGGGCTGGTGAGCACTCTCTGCAGCTCATGCTCCAACTGGCTGGAAGGGCAGGCCGCGGAGAGAAACCTGGTGAAGTGCTTGTGCAGACCTACAGCCCCGATCACCCGGTGATTCAGCATCTGATCGATGGCCGCTATGAACGGTTTCTCGAGGAGGAAGCGACTCTCAGGCAGCAGGCGGGTTTGGTTCCCTATGCCCGAGCCTGTCTGCTGCGATTGGCGGGGCGTTCCGCAGCCGCCACGGCGACTGCCGGAACTCTCCTGGCTGAGCAACTTCGCCCTCTTTGCCTCGCTGCCGGGTGGCAGCTGCTTGGACCAGCGCCAGCGCCGGTCGCCCGTGTGGCAGGGCGCAGCCGCTGGCAGCTGTTGCTTCACGGTCCGCCGGAGTCGCCCATCCCTCTGCCTGAGGGCTCGGACCTTTGGGATGGGCTGCCCAAGGATGTAACCCTCTCCGTGGACCCCGATCCCCTTCAGCTCTGACGTCAGGAAGGGAGCTGCGGGTATCCAAAGCCGAGGGATTGCCGGATCGCCTGCAACAGGGTGCTGACCAGCAGGAGCCCCAGGATTGCGAGGCCGCCGAGGCCGAGGCGGCTCCATTGCCATCGGTGCAATTCCAGATGGTTCACCTCTCCTTGAGCCAGGGGCCAAAGGATGCGTTGCTCCTCGAGACGCGCCGGGATCGGCACGCTGCTCACGTGACGCAGGTCGGTGCTTGGGCCGATGGTCACCGACAGGGAATCGTTGGGTAGGGAGACGATCTCCGTCAGATCCAGGTTCAGAGTCAGGTTCTGCTGCACGCCGATCAACCAGTTCCGTTCGTGCATGCTGAGATCGGGTGGTGGCAGCGACAGGCCTGCGGAGCGCCCCGCGCGTTCAACGGTGTCGGCCATCAACCTTGCGGCCGTTTCAGCGTTCAGAGGCCGACTGGTGAGATTGAGTTCTCCATCTCGCAGGAAGGTTTGAGTCCAGTTCGGCTCCTGATCGCGCACCGCTGCTTGGAAATTGCTCTGCCAGGGAAGTGTGCGGCCGCTCAGGCTGTTGATGTGCCAAGACATCTCAAGGCGGTCGGGGCCCACCAGATCCAGGTCCGCCCGGATCTGCATGCAGCCTCCCAGAAGAAGGGTGAGACCCACGAGCACCACGAGCACCACCGCGGCAAATCCTGCTGATGGGCCTTGCGTTGGTCCTGTTGGTGGTGGTGGCGGCGGTGTCGGTTGCCGACGACGTCGGCTGATGCGTGGACGCTGGCCCATGCGCGGCGTCATCTCGAGGCTGGGGAGCTGCATCGACCAGCGCGCAGGTCGCTCCAGGCTTGGTGCTTCCAGCACATTCAGAAGCTGTTTCGCCCGGTTGCGTAGGTCTGGGTCTTTGCAGCGAGTGAGAAGCCTGCAGGTGCTGATCGCGCGTCGTTCTTCTCCTTGCCCCATCCAGGCTGTGACCATCAGCATGCGGATCATCGCCCCTTCGGGTTCGCTGATGGGGTGAGTGGATGCCAACGGGTCTAGAAGACGAAGGCACCGGCCATAGTCACCCCGATCCAGTGCCTGCTGCGCTTCTGCCAGGCCGATGGTCATGGTTCAGCTGCGTCCCAGCACCATGGTGCCGATTCCAGCATCGGTGAACACCTCCAGGAGCAACGCATGGGGGACCCTGCCATCCAAGATGTGAGCGGCGGAGACACCCTGGGCGAGTGCACGGATGCAGCATTCGGTTTTCGGGGTCATGCCACCGGCCACGATGCCGTCGTCGATCAGCTGCCGGGCCTCCGAAAGCTTGAGCTGCCGGATCAGCGACTCCGGTGACTCCCGATCTCTGAGAATGCCTGGGGTATCGGTGAGCAGGATCAGCTTCTCGGCCTCCAATGCCGCTGCTAGCTCGCCAGCGACGGTGTCAGCGTTGATGTTGTGCGCGACCCCCTCATGATTGGCGGCAACACTGGAGATCACCGGGACGTAGCCACGATCTAAAAGGGGCTCGAGCACATCCGGGTTGACGCGGGCGACATCGCCGACCAGTCCGTGGCTGCCGTCTCCCCAGGAGCGGGCTTCCACCAGGCTGCCATCGCTTCCACTCAGGCCGACCGCCTTGGCCCCGAGGCGATTCAGTCCATTCACAATTTGTTTGTTGACCCGGCCCACTAAAACCATTTCCACCACATCCATCGTCGATGGATCAGTGACCCGCAAGCCCTCGCGGAATTCAGGTGCAATGTCGAGCCGCTTCAGCCAATGGTTGATCTCAGGTCCTCCGCCGTGAACAACCACCGGTTGCACACCCACGCTGCGCAAGAGGGCGAGATCCCTGAACACAGCGGTTTGGAGTTCGGCATGGGCCATGGCCGCGCCGCCGTACTTCACCACAATCCGTCGCCCGGCAAATCGCTGGATATACGGAAGGGCTTCGCTCAGGACGGAAACCCTGAGAGCGTCATCCATCGGTTCGTGATCAGGACTCACCATGCTCGCCTGCCGAGGAGGCGCCAGCCGGCAGAAGGGTGAGATCGAGGCTGTCCCCGTCGAGTGGCGTGATGGTTGCAGTGAGCCCTTTGGCGAAGAATCGACCAAGACGTTCCCGGCGCTCTTGCCAGCGCTCGAGCGGGACCGCCTCGCAGGCGAAGCGCATGCGCAGGCCATAACCGCACGCACCGTGGAGTTCCTCGATCTCGAGTAGCTGAGGCGGTCGATCCTCGTCCCAGAGTTTCAATGCCTCAAGGGAGCTCTCCAGATGGGCTTTTTGACCGTATCTCCAGCGCGTCACATCGCCGAGCAGTTTGCCGAGTTCAGGGGCTGCAGCCTCCCTTTCCTGCTGAAGATGGTTCTTGGGAACAACGCGTCTTGCGGGAGGCAGTTCCGATGACTTCAGGGCCAAGCCTCCGAGCAGGATCGGGATTCCGTAGAAAATTGTGGGGAGGCTGAGGTTGGCGTTGCCTGTGCTGTAAGCCACTGCACCGACCACCGTGAGCACGCCTCCGGCAACAGTGACCAAACTTCCCGGTGAAAGCAGATCCTTCATTCGCTCACGACAGTGGCGACATTCTGCCGGCGTGGGGGCCAGGATGGGCTGATCACGGATCACTCCGATGGAGAGCACGACAACGCCGGACACCTCTTCGCAGCCCGGGGAGGGTGCGTCGGAGCTCATCCAACAGTTGGAACAAGACAGAGCCTGGCTGCTTGAGCAGATCGATCGTGGGCGCTGGTCAGACTTCCGGTTGGACCTGGCCGCCTTGGAACGGGAACTCGGTCAGCTGCTCCGCAGAGCCGCGGAGCAGCGACCGGCCGATCGCTAATCAGAAGGGAATGTCGTCGGTATCAGGCACCAGCGGAGCGCTGTTCCACTGCGCGGCGGGTTCTGCAGCAGGAGGTTGGGAAGCTGCTGGACGGGGCGTTGCCGGTTGAGAGGCTTGCTTGGCCTGCGGGGCGGAGGGAGCTGCCTGCAGTCCAGACGGCGTTTCGCCAACTGCATGCAGGCGCGACAAGGTGAACTCAGCCTTTTTCTCTTTAGTGCCGTCCTGCCTGGGAACAGTGTTCATCCGGAGTCGGCCTTCGATCACCAGCCGTTGCCCAACCTGCACGCGGTTCTGGAGGTCTTGGGCAAGGTTGCCCCACCCCACAACTTTCAGTTGCCCCCTGGGATCATCCGGTCGAAGAGCATCGAAGCCCACGTCCATTTCGGCGATCGGAGTTTGATTGTCCTGGGTGTAACGAAGGGTGGGAGCCTGGAGCACATCCACTTCCAGAACGCAGTGATTCATCCTCGATCGATGCGGTGAGCGCCATCCTGATGCACCGACGTACGAATCGCCAGATCCACGTTCTTGTGTTCGCAGGCACCGGCGAGGGCCCTGCGCTGGTTGCGGCCCTTGCCCATGCAGGCCGGGGCGTCAGCGTCAGCGTCGTCACGGAATCCGCGGCAGACGCCTATCGATTCGCAGACCTTAAAAATTTGCATGTGGGTTCGTTCCGCTCATTCGAGGATCTCGGCGCCCACTGTCTGACCCACGCCGCTGATGCGGTAGTGGATGCGACCCATCCCTTCGCGCTCACAATCAGCGCTCAGCTGCATCAGGTGTGCATGGTCCATGGTTTACCCCTGGTGCGGTTTGAACGTCCGGGGTGGAGCACAGACCGGGCGTCCTTGCTCAGCGGGGTGCACGAGCTCGCCCATCAGCCTCTGCAGGGTCACAGGGTGTTACTGGCTTTGGGCGCCAGACATCTGGCAGCGGCCAAGCAAGCCGGGCAGGCTGCTGGCGCGATCGTGAAGGCTCGCGTGCTGCCGACGCCAGCCGCGATCCGGCTTGCGGGAGCCGCGGGTTTCTCCGGAGACGATCTGGCGGTGCTGCGACCGCTGAGGGGAATTCGCCCAGGGGCTGTTGAGGCCGCTCTCTGCCGCCGCTGGGCCATTACCGACGTGCTCTGCAGACAGTCAGGAGGTGCGGCTGATGCGCTTTGGAGCGCTCTCGCCGAGTCCGTCGGATTCCATCTGTGGAAATTGAAGCGTCCTTCCCCCCCAGACACTGTCCCTGTCGTTCAGAGCACGCAAGAGCTCCTTACGTGTCTGGATGGTCTGTCGGTTTAGCTCAGGTGCTGGGCGACCAAGTCCTTCAGCGATACCTGGGAACGTGGCCCGAGCTGGGTCACCACCTGTCCGGCACAGATAGAGCCGATCTGTCCACAGGTTTCCAACGCAAGTCCCTGGGTGTACCCGTGCAGAAAGCCGCCGGCGTAGAGATCGCCAGCACCTGTGGTGTCAATCAAATCTCCTAGTGCATAGGAAGGGATGTCCCAGCGCTGGTCACCACTGAGCACCACAGACCCCTGCTCGCTGCGGGTGAGTGCGGCCACACTGCAGCAGCCTTTCACCTGTGCGAGTGCGGAGTCGAAATCATCCGTGCTGTAGAGCGATGTGATTTCACTCTCATTGGCGAACAGCACATCCACATGGCCGTTCACCAGTTCGAGAAAACTGTCGCGGTGTCGGTCGACGCAGAAGCCATCGGACAGGGAGAGTGCGACCTGGCCACCTTCTCCCTTGCAGGCTTCAGCTGCAGCGATGAAGGCTCGTTTCGCTGCCGGACTGTCCCAGAGGTATCCCTCGAGGTAAAGCACTTTTGTTTGTTTCACCATCGACAGATCCAAGTCATCCGGCTCGAGCTGCGTGGATGCACCGAGAAACGTGCACATGGTGCGTTCGGCATCTGGGGTGACGTAGATCAGGCAGCGTGCGGTCGTGGAGCCGCTGGTGGCCGCTGGTGTGTCAAATCGGGCTCCCACGGCGCGGATGTCGTGGCTGAAGATCGATCCGAGCTGGTCATCCCGCACCCGTCCGATGAAACCGACTTGGCCGCCGAGTTGGGCGATGCCCACCATCGTGTTGGCCACAGAGCCACCGGAGGTCTCCAATCCTGGACCGCTGGCGCTGTAGAGCGCCTCTGCCTGCTGCTCATCAATCAGGGCCATGCCGCCTTTCTGCAGGCCCTGCTGCTCGAGAAATGCGTCATCGGTCTGCACGAGCACATCAACGATGGCGTTGCCGATCCCCACCACGTCAAACGTGGTGGAGGAGTTGGCGAATCGTGATGTGCTCATGGGGGCTGGATGGGTGAATTGGGGCAGTCTCGCTGTTCGTGGCCCCCTCGTTACGGCACGCCCTGGTTGATCAAGCGCTCAGTAGTGCCCGTTTCGGTCCGTGAATCGGATCCTCCACAACGATGGTCTGATCGCGGCTGGCACCGAGGGACACGATGGCGATGGGAACTTCCATCAGGTCGGCGAGAAAGCGCAGATAGGCCATGGCTTTCTCAGGCAGATCCTCCAAGCGGCGACAGTCCGCAGTGGAACATTGCCACCCCGGCAGCGTTTCGTAGATCGGCTTGCAGCGGGCGAATGCCTCAGAACAGCTGGGGAAGTGATCGATGCGTTCGCCATCGAGTTCGTAGGCCACGCAGACCTGAAGGGCATCGATCTCATCGAGCACATCCAGTTTGGTGACCGCGAGGCAATCGAGACCGTTGACCTCGACGGCATAGCGTCCAATAACGCCATCAAACCAGCCACAGCGGCGACGGCGCCCAGTGGTGGTGCCAAATTCACCCCCGCGGTCGCAGAGGTGGTCGTTGAGGCTGCCGTCGAGTTCGGTGGGGAAGGGCCCTTCCCCCACGCGGGTGGTGTAGGCCTTGGCGACGCCGATCACGCGGTCGATCAGAGTTGGTCCAACCCCTGCACCGATGCAAGCTCCTCCGGATACGGGGTTGGAGGAGGTGACGTAGGGATAGGTGCCGTGATCCAGATCCAGGAGTGTTCCCTGAGCACCTTCGAAAAGGATGTTTTTCCTGTTACGGGCAGCTCCGTGGATGGCTCGGGAGCAATCCACAACATGGGGTGCCAATCGCTGGCCGTAGTCCAGATACTCGGCGATCACCTCGTCGGCGTTGAGGGGATCCATGCCATAGATGGTTTGTAGGAGCTGATTCTTCTCCTGCAGCGGTCCCTCAAGGCGATCCCTCAGCCGTTGTTCATCGAGCAGATCGATCACTCGAATGCCGCTTCTCTGCGATTTATCGGCGTAGGTCGGACCAATCCCCCTGCCGGTGGTCCCGATTCTGCGGTCGCCCCGTTGTCGTTCCATCGCCTGATCCAGCAGGCGGTGA
The sequence above is a segment of the Synechococcus sp. PROS-7-1 genome. Coding sequences within it:
- a CDS encoding DUF3153 domain-containing protein translates to MTIGLAEAQQALDRGDYGRCLRLLDPLASTHPISEPEGAMIRMLMVTAWMGQGEERRAISTCRLLTRCKDPDLRNRAKQLLNVLEAPSLERPARWSMQLPSLEMTPRMGQRPRISRRRRQPTPPPPPPTGPTQGPSAGFAAVVLVVLVGLTLLLGGCMQIRADLDLVGPDRLEMSWHINSLSGRTLPWQSNFQAAVRDQEPNWTQTFLRDGELNLTSRPLNAETAARLMADTVERAGRSAGLSLPPPDLSMHERNWLIGVQQNLTLNLDLTEIVSLPNDSLSVTIGPSTDLRHVSSVPIPARLEEQRILWPLAQGEVNHLELHRWQWSRLGLGGLAILGLLLVSTLLQAIRQSLGFGYPQLPS
- the argB gene encoding acetylglutamate kinase, with protein sequence MDDALRVSVLSEALPYIQRFAGRRIVVKYGGAAMAHAELQTAVFRDLALLRSVGVQPVVVHGGGPEINHWLKRLDIAPEFREGLRVTDPSTMDVVEMVLVGRVNKQIVNGLNRLGAKAVGLSGSDGSLVEARSWGDGSHGLVGDVARVNPDVLEPLLDRGYVPVISSVAANHEGVAHNINADTVAGELAAALEAEKLILLTDTPGILRDRESPESLIRQLKLSEARQLIDDGIVAGGMTPKTECCIRALAQGVSAAHILDGRVPHALLLEVFTDAGIGTMVLGRS
- a CDS encoding DUF2854 domain-containing protein produces the protein MKDLLSPGSLVTVAGGVLTVVGAVAYSTGNANLSLPTIFYGIPILLGGLALKSSELPPARRVVPKNHLQQEREAAAPELGKLLGDVTRWRYGQKAHLESSLEALKLWDEDRPPQLLEIEELHGACGYGLRMRFACEAVPLERWQERRERLGRFFAKGLTATITPLDGDSLDLTLLPAGASSAGEHGES
- a CDS encoding single-stranded DNA-binding protein, which translates into the protein MNHCVLEVDVLQAPTLRYTQDNQTPIAEMDVGFDALRPDDPRGQLKVVGWGNLAQDLQNRVQVGQRLVIEGRLRMNTVPRQDGTKEKKAEFTLSRLHAVGETPSGLQAAPSAPQAKQASQPATPRPAASQPPAAEPAAQWNSAPLVPDTDDIPF
- a CDS encoding precorrin-6A/cobalt-precorrin-6A reductase, whose product is MSAILMHRRTNRQIHVLVFAGTGEGPALVAALAHAGRGVSVSVVTESAADAYRFADLKNLHVGSFRSFEDLGAHCLTHAADAVVDATHPFALTISAQLHQVCMVHGLPLVRFERPGWSTDRASLLSGVHELAHQPLQGHRVLLALGARHLAAAKQAGQAAGAIVKARVLPTPAAIRLAGAAGFSGDDLAVLRPLRGIRPGAVEAALCRRWAITDVLCRQSGGAADALWSALAESVGFHLWKLKRPSPPDTVPVVQSTQELLTCLDGLSV
- a CDS encoding adenosine kinase, which gives rise to MSTSRFANSSTTFDVVGIGNAIVDVLVQTDDAFLEQQGLQKGGMALIDEQQAEALYSASGPGLETSGGSVANTMVGIAQLGGQVGFIGRVRDDQLGSIFSHDIRAVGARFDTPAATSGSTTARCLIYVTPDAERTMCTFLGASTQLEPDDLDLSMVKQTKVLYLEGYLWDSPAAKRAFIAAAEACKGEGGQVALSLSDGFCVDRHRDSFLELVNGHVDVLFANESEITSLYSTDDFDSALAQVKGCCSVAALTRSEQGSVVLSGDQRWDIPSYALGDLIDTTGAGDLYAGGFLHGYTQGLALETCGQIGSICAGQVVTQLGPRSQVSLKDLVAQHLS
- a CDS encoding adenylosuccinate synthase produces the protein MANVVVIGAQWGDEGKGKITDLLSRSADVVVRYQGGVNAGHTIVVDGQVLKLHLIPSGILYPDTICLIGSGTVVDPRVMLGELDMLIKNGIDISGLQLASTAHVTMPYHRLLDQAMERQRGDRRIGTTGRGIGPTYADKSQRSGIRVIDLLDEQRLRDRLEGPLQEKNQLLQTIYGMDPLNADEVIAEYLDYGQRLAPHVVDCSRAIHGAARNRKNILFEGAQGTLLDLDHGTYPYVTSSNPVSGGACIGAGVGPTLIDRVIGVAKAYTTRVGEGPFPTELDGSLNDHLCDRGGEFGTTTGRRRRCGWFDGVIGRYAVEVNGLDCLAVTKLDVLDEIDALQVCVAYELDGERIDHFPSCSEAFARCKPIYETLPGWQCSTADCRRLEDLPEKAMAYLRFLADLMEVPIAIVSLGASRDQTIVVEDPIHGPKRALLSA